Proteins found in one Rhodobacter capsulatus SB 1003 genomic segment:
- a CDS encoding DUF1476 domain-containing protein: MTTFDDREHAYEAKFAHDADLRFKAEARSVKILAQWAAGLLGKTEAALDAYVGEVLAADFEEAGKDDVVRKLVADLAGKADEATIRAELQKSMAEAMKQLASAG; this comes from the coding sequence ATGACCACTTTCGACGATCGCGAACATGCCTACGAAGCGAAATTCGCGCATGATGCCGATCTGCGCTTCAAGGCCGAGGCCCGGTCGGTGAAGATTCTGGCGCAATGGGCGGCGGGGCTTCTGGGCAAGACCGAGGCCGCGCTGGACGCCTATGTGGGCGAAGTTCTGGCCGCCGATTTCGAAGAGGCGGGCAAGGATGATGTCGTGCGCAAGCTTGTCGCCGATCTGGCGGGCAAGGCCGACGAGGCGACGATCCGGGCCGAGCTGCAGAAATCGATGGCCGAGGCGATGAAACAGCTCGCCAGCGCGGGCTGA
- a CDS encoding PA0069 family radical SAM protein: MMHALPLPLDLPPADPRHRLRARGAAANPVGRFEPYARIVEPDGWDLVEDAKLLRTEVSVERPKSVITRNQSPDVPFDRAVNPYRGCEHGCIYCFARPTHGFLGLSAGLDFETRLIAKPEAPDLLARELSKRGYVPAPIALGTATDPYQPIEADWGLTRGLLQVLSDFNHPLLLTTRGAGVLRDLDLLASLAKRNLVHLAVSLTTLDEDLARKLEPRAPSPQTRLRIIREAARAGIPVRVMAAPIIPGLTDAALEAILTEARRAGARAAEMIPLRLPNEVAPLFADWLARHYPLRAEKVLNAIAAFRGGKLNDPRFTTRMEGEGTEAELLARRFEVSCRRLSLAAALPPLDRTRFAVPPRAGEQLELF; encoded by the coding sequence ATGATGCACGCTCTGCCCCTGCCGCTCGACCTGCCGCCTGCCGATCCGCGCCACCGCCTGCGCGCGCGGGGGGCGGCTGCGAATCCGGTCGGCCGGTTCGAACCCTATGCGCGGATCGTCGAGCCCGACGGCTGGGATCTGGTCGAGGACGCGAAGCTTCTGCGCACCGAGGTCAGCGTGGAACGGCCGAAATCGGTGATCACCCGGAACCAGAGCCCCGACGTGCCCTTCGACCGCGCGGTGAACCCCTATCGCGGCTGCGAACATGGCTGCATCTATTGCTTCGCGCGGCCGACGCATGGCTTTCTGGGCCTCTCGGCGGGGCTTGATTTCGAAACCCGGCTGATCGCGAAACCCGAGGCGCCCGATCTTCTGGCGCGCGAGCTGTCGAAACGCGGCTATGTGCCCGCGCCGATCGCTCTGGGCACCGCCACCGACCCCTATCAGCCGATCGAGGCGGACTGGGGCCTGACCCGCGGCCTTCTGCAGGTGCTCAGCGATTTCAACCATCCGCTGCTGCTCACCACCCGCGGCGCCGGGGTGCTGCGCGATCTTGACCTGCTCGCCTCGCTGGCGAAACGCAATCTCGTGCATCTGGCGGTGTCGCTGACGACGCTTGACGAGGATCTGGCGCGCAAGCTTGAACCGCGCGCGCCCAGCCCCCAGACCCGGCTGCGGATCATCCGCGAGGCCGCGCGGGCGGGCATTCCGGTGCGGGTCATGGCCGCGCCGATCATTCCCGGCCTGACCGATGCCGCGCTTGAAGCGATCCTGACCGAGGCGCGGCGCGCGGGCGCCCGCGCCGCCGAGATGATCCCGCTGCGCCTGCCCAACGAGGTCGCGCCCCTTTTCGCCGACTGGCTGGCGCGGCATTACCCCTTGCGGGCGGAAAAGGTGCTGAACGCGATCGCGGCCTTTCGCGGTGGCAAGCTGAACGACCCGCGCTTCACCACGCGGATGGAGGGCGAGGGCACCGAGGCCGAGCTTCTGGCCCGCCGCTTCGAGGTCTCCTGCCGCCGTCTCAGCCTGGCCGCCGCGCTGCCGCCGCTCGACCGCACGCGCTTTGCCGTGCCCCCCCGCGCGGGCGAGCAGCTCGAACTGTTCTGA
- a CDS encoding phosphatidylglycerol lysyltransferase domain-containing protein, producing MSKDTETAFAAALAARGLVLPEGMRIGAAARKQALGLGLVAVFLWVLRDKLASFDGAAILAALTRVDALSWGLALAATVASFAALAQYDALIHRALGTGTAPGPARRGGWTAIALSQTIGFGLVSGALVRWRMLPDTSLAQASKITATVAATFLAGWSVLTAAVLLVAPVDHQHLPVLAVQGLAVLGLVLGGGLALATLVLPEGLRLGRFTLRLPPLAVMGRILALATLDTAFAAAALWALLPGTEPLSFLTLYPAFLLAQGAGLVSNTPGGVGPFEITLITLLPGTAQPELIAAILAWRIVYYGLPALAAITLVALRPAHVLRKSTVLLPAEAPKPLLRRALAGPQAELGLLRQGEHGLLPGDCGTGGWMVGRGARTLTGLLDPFGATPVPVLLERLRSSARAEGRVACLYKISPRVAARARAAGWVIAPVATEVWLDPARFDLNTPARAGLRRKLRKAEKSGLRVTRALGLLPLDEMAGLARAWAVAHGGERGFSMGRFAADYVSAQQVLLARDGTGRLVGFASFHVTAAEWGLDLMRPAADAPDGTMQALIATAITEAARAGARRLSLAALPPRAEDTAGPAALLWRRAEKGKGAAGLRQFKMGFAPQLSPRYIAAPSPAALMLAAADIARAIHRPAPLPGCAAAAETEIELDTGPALATDPVFVSRAS from the coding sequence ATGTCCAAAGACACGGAAACGGCCTTTGCGGCCGCGCTTGCGGCACGGGGCCTGGTTTTGCCCGAGGGCATGCGGATCGGCGCGGCGGCGCGCAAGCAGGCGCTGGGCCTCGGGCTGGTCGCGGTGTTCCTGTGGGTGCTGCGCGACAAGCTGGCCAGCTTTGACGGGGCGGCGATTCTGGCGGCGCTGACGCGGGTCGATGCGCTGTCCTGGGGTCTGGCGCTGGCGGCGACCGTCGCATCCTTTGCGGCGCTGGCGCAATATGACGCGCTGATCCACCGCGCGCTGGGCACCGGCACCGCGCCCGGCCCGGCCCGTCGCGGCGGCTGGACCGCGATCGCGCTGTCGCAGACGATCGGATTCGGGCTGGTCTCGGGGGCGCTGGTGCGCTGGCGGATGCTGCCCGACACCTCTCTCGCCCAGGCCAGCAAGATCACCGCCACCGTCGCCGCGACCTTTCTGGCGGGCTGGTCGGTGCTGACCGCGGCGGTGCTGCTGGTCGCGCCGGTCGATCACCAGCATCTGCCGGTGCTGGCGGTGCAGGGGCTGGCGGTTCTGGGCCTCGTGCTGGGCGGCGGGCTGGCGCTGGCGACGCTCGTTCTGCCCGAGGGGCTGCGGCTCGGCCGCTTCACCCTGCGGCTGCCGCCGCTGGCGGTGATGGGGCGGATCCTGGCCCTTGCGACGCTTGACACCGCCTTTGCCGCCGCGGCGCTCTGGGCGCTTTTGCCCGGCACCGAGCCGCTTTCCTTCCTGACGCTTTATCCCGCCTTCCTGCTGGCGCAGGGCGCGGGGCTGGTGTCGAACACCCCGGGCGGCGTCGGCCCGTTCGAGATCACGCTGATCACCCTTCTGCCCGGCACCGCCCAGCCCGAGCTGATCGCGGCGATTCTGGCCTGGCGGATCGTCTATTACGGCCTGCCCGCGCTGGCGGCGATCACGCTGGTGGCGCTGCGTCCGGCGCATGTGCTGCGCAAAAGCACGGTGCTGCTGCCCGCCGAGGCGCCAAAGCCGCTGCTGCGCCGTGCGCTTGCGGGGCCGCAGGCGGAACTTGGCCTGCTGCGGCAGGGCGAACACGGGCTTTTGCCCGGCGATTGCGGCACCGGCGGCTGGATGGTCGGGCGCGGCGCCCGCACCCTGACCGGGCTTCTCGACCCGTTCGGCGCGACCCCGGTGCCGGTGCTGCTCGAACGGCTGCGCAGCTCGGCCCGGGCCGAAGGGCGCGTGGCCTGCCTTTACAAGATTTCCCCCCGCGTCGCGGCGCGGGCCCGGGCGGCGGGCTGGGTCATCGCCCCGGTCGCGACCGAGGTCTGGCTTGATCCCGCCCGCTTCGATCTGAACACCCCCGCCCGCGCCGGGCTGCGGCGCAAGCTGCGCAAGGCCGAGAAATCCGGCCTGCGCGTCACCCGCGCCCTCGGCCTGCTGCCGCTTGACGAAATGGCCGGGCTTGCCCGCGCCTGGGCGGTGGCGCATGGCGGCGAACGCGGCTTTTCGATGGGCCGTTTCGCCGCGGATTACGTCTCGGCGCAGCAGGTTCTGCTGGCTCGCGACGGCACGGGGCGTCTGGTCGGCTTTGCCAGTTTCCATGTCACCGCGGCGGAATGGGGGCTCGATCTGATGCGCCCGGCCGCGGATGCCCCCGATGGCACGATGCAGGCGCTGATCGCCACCGCGATCACCGAGGCGGCCCGGGCCGGGGCCCGGCGGCTCTCGCTCGCCGCCCTGCCGCCGCGCGCCGAGGACACGGCGGGACCGGCGGCGCTGCTGTGGCGGCGGGCCGAAAAGGGCAAGGGCGCCGCCGGTCTGCGCCAGTTCAAGATGGGATTCGCGCCGCAGCTGTCGCCCCGCTACATCGCCGCGCCCTCGCCCGCGGCGCTGATGCTGGCCGCCGCCGACATCGCCCGCGCCATCCACCGCCCGGCCCCCCTGCCCGGCTGCGCCGCCGCGGCCGAGACCGAAATCGAGCTCGACACCGGCCCCGCGCTTGCCACCGATCCGGTGTTCGTTTCACGCGCGTCCTGA
- the purS gene encoding phosphoribosylformylglycinamidine synthase subunit PurS, which translates to MKARVHVMLKDGVLDPQGEAVRHALGHLGFTGVEAVRQGKVIELDLTATDRAAAETEVKAMCEKLLANTVIEKYTVEIC; encoded by the coding sequence ATGAAAGCCCGTGTGCATGTGATGCTGAAGGATGGGGTGCTGGACCCGCAAGGCGAGGCGGTGCGGCATGCGCTTGGCCATCTGGGCTTCACCGGCGTCGAGGCGGTGCGTCAGGGCAAGGTGATCGAGCTGGATCTGACCGCGACCGACCGGGCTGCGGCGGAAACCGAAGTCAAGGCGATGTGCGAGAAACTTCTCGCCAATACCGTGATCGAGAAATACACCGTCGAGATCTGCTGA
- the purC gene encoding phosphoribosylaminoimidazolesuccinocarboxamide synthase, producing MAPRRKKIYEGKAKILYEGPEPGTLVQYFKDDATAFNAQKKATIEGKGVLNNRLSEFFMTGLTNVGIPNHFIRRLNMREQLIRQVEVVPLEVIVRNFAAGSISKRLGIEEGTALPRPIVEYSYKNDALGDPLVPEEYIIAFGWANQQDLDDIVSLALRVNDFLSGVFFGVGIKLIDFKIEIGRIWDGDFMRLIVADEISPDSCRLWDVKTGQKLDKDVFRRDLGSLTDAYTEVARRLGVMPANATPMKPTLIN from the coding sequence ATGGCACCGCGTCGCAAGAAAATCTACGAAGGCAAGGCGAAGATCCTTTACGAAGGCCCGGAGCCGGGAACGCTGGTGCAGTATTTCAAGGACGACGCGACCGCCTTCAACGCGCAGAAGAAAGCGACGATCGAGGGCAAGGGCGTGCTCAACAACCGGCTGTCGGAATTCTTCATGACCGGGCTGACGAATGTGGGCATTCCGAACCACTTCATCCGCCGTCTGAACATGCGCGAGCAGCTGATCCGTCAGGTCGAGGTCGTGCCGCTTGAGGTCATCGTGCGCAATTTCGCCGCCGGGTCGATCTCGAAGCGGCTGGGCATCGAGGAAGGCACGGCGCTGCCGCGGCCGATCGTCGAATACAGCTACAAGAATGATGCGCTTGGCGATCCGCTGGTGCCCGAAGAATACATCATCGCCTTCGGCTGGGCGAACCAGCAGGATCTGGACGATATCGTCAGCCTGGCGCTGCGGGTGAACGATTTCCTGTCGGGCGTGTTCTTTGGCGTCGGCATCAAGCTGATCGATTTCAAGATCGAGATCGGCCGGATCTGGGATGGCGATTTCATGCGGCTGATCGTGGCCGATGAAATCAGCCCCGACAGCTGCCGTCTGTGGGATGTGAAGACGGGGCAGAAGCTCGACAAGGACGTGTTCCGGCGCGATCTGGGCTCGCTCACCGACGCCTATACCGAAGTGGCGCGGCGGCTGGGCGTGATGCCCGCCAATGCGACGCCGATGAAGCCGACGCTGATCAACTGA
- the bmt gene encoding betaine--homocysteine S-methyltransferase, producing MTNTLSRLLKSRDWLLADGATGTNLFNMGLSSGEPPELWNVEHPDRIAKLYGFAVEAGSDLFLTNSFGGNSARLKLHNAQGRVRELNRIAAEIGRNVADKAGRPVAVCGSVGPTGEIFAPMGTLTHELAVEIFHEQAEGLKEGGADVLWVETISAPEEYKAAAEAARLAGMDWCGTMSFDTAGRTMMGVTSAQLAALVEKLPNPPLAFGANCGVGAADLLRTLMGFVATGTERPLIAKGNAGIPKYHDGHIHYDGTPELMGDYACLARDAGATIIGGCCGTMPVHLQAMHEALSTRPRGPRPSLEEIAAKLGAFSSASDGTGDDDGGPARERRGRRRG from the coding sequence ATGACCAACACGCTTTCCCGCCTGCTGAAATCCCGCGACTGGCTCTTGGCCGACGGGGCGACCGGAACCAACCTCTTCAACATGGGGCTGAGCTCGGGCGAGCCGCCGGAACTTTGGAACGTCGAGCACCCCGACCGGATCGCGAAACTTTACGGCTTCGCGGTCGAGGCGGGATCGGACCTGTTTCTGACCAACAGCTTCGGCGGCAATTCGGCGCGGCTGAAGCTGCACAATGCGCAGGGCCGGGTGCGGGAGCTGAACCGCATCGCCGCGGAAATCGGCCGCAATGTCGCCGACAAGGCCGGCCGTCCGGTCGCCGTCTGCGGCTCGGTCGGGCCGACGGGCGAGATCTTCGCGCCGATGGGCACGCTGACGCATGAGCTGGCGGTCGAGATCTTCCACGAACAGGCCGAGGGCCTGAAAGAGGGCGGCGCCGACGTGCTCTGGGTGGAAACCATCTCGGCGCCCGAGGAATACAAGGCCGCCGCCGAAGCTGCCCGCCTTGCGGGCATGGACTGGTGCGGCACGATGAGCTTCGACACTGCCGGGCGCACGATGATGGGCGTCACTTCGGCGCAGCTGGCGGCGCTGGTGGAAAAACTGCCGAACCCGCCGCTGGCCTTCGGCGCCAATTGCGGCGTCGGCGCGGCGGATCTGCTGCGCACGCTGATGGGCTTTGTCGCCACCGGCACGGAACGCCCGCTGATCGCCAAGGGCAATGCGGGGATCCCGAAATACCACGACGGCCACATCCATTACGACGGCACGCCCGAACTGATGGGCGATTACGCCTGCCTCGCCCGCGATGCGGGGGCCACGATCATCGGCGGCTGCTGCGGCACGATGCCGGTGCATCTGCAGGCGATGCACGAGGCCCTGTCCACCCGCCCGCGCGGGCCGCGCCCGAGCCTCGAGGAAATCGCTGCGAAACTGGGCGCCTTCTCCTCGGCCTCGGATGGCACCGGCGATGATGACGGCGGCCCCGCCCGCGAGCGCCGCGGTCGCCGTCGCGGCTGA
- a CDS encoding DUF1638 domain-containing protein, with protein MISDRGLTEAGLPPEGRGRVLLIACGALAHEILALKTVNGWDHLDLTCLPANLHLWPERITAAVVAAVEKHRAAYQAIHVVYADCGTGGQLAEACARLGVALIPGPHCYAFFEGNDRFAAHADSEITAFYLTDFLVRQFDAFVWRPMGFDRHPSLIPMMFGNYEKLVYLAQTEDAALEAKAADCAAKLGLAFERRFTGYGDLAAELARI; from the coding sequence ATGATCTCTGACCGCGGGCTGACCGAGGCCGGGCTGCCCCCCGAGGGACGCGGCCGCGTGCTTCTGATCGCCTGCGGGGCGCTGGCGCATGAGATCCTTGCGCTGAAAACGGTGAATGGCTGGGATCATCTGGATCTGACCTGCCTGCCCGCGAACCTGCATCTGTGGCCCGAAAGGATCACCGCGGCGGTGGTGGCGGCGGTCGAAAAGCACCGCGCCGCCTATCAGGCCATCCATGTCGTCTATGCCGATTGCGGCACCGGCGGACAGCTGGCCGAGGCCTGCGCCCGGCTTGGCGTCGCGCTGATCCCCGGGCCGCATTGCTATGCGTTCTTCGAGGGCAACGACCGCTTTGCCGCCCATGCGGACAGCGAAATCACCGCCTTTTACCTGACCGATTTTCTGGTCCGGCAGTTTGACGCCTTTGTCTGGCGGCCGATGGGCTTCGACCGGCACCCAAGCCTCATTCCGATGATGTTCGGCAATTACGAAAAGCTGGTCTATCTGGCGCAGACCGAGGATGCGGCGCTGGAGGCCAAGGCCGCGGATTGTGCGGCCAAGCTGGGCCTTGCCTTTGAGCGGCGCTTCACCGGCTATGGCGATCTGGCGGCGGAGCTGGCGCGGATTTGA
- a CDS encoding corrinoid protein, with the protein MADEDDIILSELDDEELVQQMHDDLYDGLKEEIEEAVNILIDRGWTPYDVLTKALVAGMTVVGNDFRDGILFVPEVLLAANAMKGGMAILKPLLAETGAPRMGKMVIGTVKGDIHDIGKNLVAMMMEGAGFEVVDIGINNPVENYLDALDREQADILGMSALLTTTMPYMKVVIDTMKEKGIRDDYIVLVGGAPLNEEFGRAIGADAYCRDAAVTVEMAKAMVARKHNQMNA; encoded by the coding sequence ATGGCCGATGAAGACGACATCATCCTTTCGGAACTCGACGATGAAGAGCTTGTGCAGCAGATGCACGACGACCTCTACGACGGCCTCAAGGAAGAGATCGAAGAAGCGGTCAACATCCTGATCGACCGCGGCTGGACGCCCTATGACGTCCTGACCAAGGCGCTGGTGGCGGGCATGACGGTCGTCGGCAACGACTTCCGCGACGGCATCCTCTTCGTGCCGGAAGTGCTCTTGGCCGCGAATGCGATGAAGGGCGGCATGGCGATCCTGAAGCCGCTGCTGGCGGAAACCGGGGCCCCGCGCATGGGCAAGATGGTGATCGGCACGGTCAAGGGCGACATCCACGACATCGGCAAGAACCTTGTGGCGATGATGATGGAGGGCGCGGGCTTCGAGGTCGTCGATATCGGCATCAACAACCCGGTCGAGAATTATCTCGATGCGCTCGACCGCGAACAGGCCGATATCCTTGGCATGTCGGCGCTGCTGACCACCACCATGCCCTACATGAAGGTCGTGATCGACACGATGAAGGAAAAGGGCATCCGCGACGATTACATCGTTCTGGTCGGCGGTGCGCCCCTGAACGAGGAATTCGGGCGGGCGATCGGCGCCGATGCCTATTGCCGCGACGCCGCCGTGACGGTGGAAATGGCCAAGGCGATGGTGGCGCGCAAGCATAACCAGATGAACGCCTGA